The following are from one region of the Paenibacillus sp. KS-LC4 genome:
- a CDS encoding chromate transporter codes for MANGQNKKLGMLLQLFWIFFRIGPTTFGGGYAMMPMIERETVQRRQWMDEKEWTQLISLAGSAPGGVGVNAAAMVGYRQAGAAGAIIAIVGITLPTLLLVLLLGLFMRVVGDHPKLVAALKGIHGAVIALMVMAAYRMARAALFDMTTIFVAIVTLAVLLFTAINPIFVVLAGLLGGIVFTKGKELLGMKVLTEKASVRRTSSEIEYYI; via the coding sequence ATGGCAAATGGACAAAATAAAAAGCTGGGCATGCTGCTGCAGCTGTTTTGGATATTTTTTCGAATTGGGCCTACAACGTTTGGCGGCGGCTATGCAATGATGCCGATGATCGAGCGGGAGACGGTACAGAGGCGGCAGTGGATGGATGAAAAGGAATGGACGCAGCTCATTTCACTCGCAGGGTCCGCACCCGGCGGAGTGGGCGTCAATGCGGCAGCGATGGTTGGCTATCGACAGGCTGGCGCAGCAGGGGCGATTATTGCTATTGTTGGCATTACGCTTCCTACGCTTCTGCTCGTTTTGCTGCTTGGTTTATTTATGCGTGTCGTTGGCGATCATCCGAAGCTGGTTGCGGCGCTTAAAGGGATACATGGAGCGGTCATTGCCTTAATGGTGATGGCAGCATATCGCATGGCGCGTGCGGCGCTGTTTGATATGACTACGATATTCGTAGCGATTGTGACGCTGGCCGTGCTGCTGTTTACTGCAATTAATCCGATATTCGTTGTTCTGGCGGGGCTGCTTGGAGGCATCGTATTCACGAAAGGAAAGGAGCTGCTGGGGATGAAGGTGCTGACGGAGAAAGCTTCTGTCCGCAGAACTAGCAGCGAAATTGAATATTACATTTAA
- a CDS encoding chromate transporter yields MLGELFIVFLKIGCVSFGGGYAVIPIIQYEALSRGWMTQGEFQQAVSLAGMAPGSIATNAATLLGYQSAGITGAIIATAGMVLPSLVLMIVVSAFILRLQNNKWLSASFYGLKPMITGLMVYAAIHFGYPNDGMLLSWPFAGMLLIVAGSLYLLMRYKLPPFIIIAGAGVVGIILF; encoded by the coding sequence ATGCTCGGAGAGCTGTTCATTGTTTTTTTGAAAATAGGTTGTGTCTCGTTTGGAGGGGGCTATGCGGTTATTCCGATTATTCAATATGAGGCTTTATCCCGAGGGTGGATGACGCAGGGGGAATTTCAGCAGGCCGTCTCCCTTGCCGGGATGGCGCCAGGCTCAATTGCAACAAATGCGGCGACGCTGCTCGGTTATCAGTCCGCCGGCATCACAGGCGCGATCATAGCGACTGCCGGCATGGTGCTGCCGTCGCTTGTGCTCATGATTGTAGTGTCAGCATTCATCCTCCGCCTTCAAAATAATAAATGGCTGTCGGCCTCCTTTTACGGATTAAAGCCGATGATTACTGGCTTAATGGTCTATGCGGCCATTCATTTCGGATATCCGAATGATGGTATGCTGCTGAGCTGGCCGTTCGCGGGAATGCTGCTTATCGTTGCAGGCAGCTTGTATTTACTGATGCGCTACAAATTGCCTCCGTTTATCATCATTGCCGGAGCAGGAGTGGTTGGCATTATTTTATTTTAA